Proteins co-encoded in one Aspergillus luchuensis IFO 4308 DNA, chromosome 6, nearly complete sequence genomic window:
- a CDS encoding uncharacterized protein (COG:I;~EggNog:ENOG410PH4X;~InterPro:IPR001242;~go_function: GO:0003824 - catalytic activity [Evidence IEA]): MTYLDFKSLSGSPPSHKRGSLTTSTTEIFHPPAPAGITMATVVRTAWALCLAHMTGTDDIVFGQLVNGRNLELPEAEAVVGACVNYVPVRVTLPAACTVSNLLRAVHEQQTRSMAFETIEYDDLVAKCTSWPADTEPGTGIHYVNIPDVFAGSGLPGVQSDHETYVFRLPHYHPRVVCSPLSKGTLELKLYVSDHLWEIRVKLIRLYICLGRSWCACWRTQRVLLSTL; the protein is encoded by the coding sequence ATGACCTATCTCGATTTCAAATCATTGTCAGGTTCGCCGCCGTCCCACAAGCGCGGAAGCCTTACGACGAGCACCACGGAGATCTTTCACCCGCCAGCACCAGCTGGGATCACCATGGCCACCGTCGTCAGGACAGCTTGGGCGCTTTGCCTGGCGCACATGACCGGTACTGATGACATCGTCTTCGGTCAGCTCGTCAACGGCCGCAATCTGGAGCTACCGGAGGCCGAAGCAGTTGTGGGAGCCTGTGTTAATTACGTGCCAGTCCGAGTGACTCTTCCAGCTGCCTGCACCGTGTCAAACCTCCTGCGCGCAGTTCACGAGCAACAGACCCGGAGCATGGCATTCGAGACTATTGAATACGACGATCTGGTGGCAAAGTGTACTTCATGGCCGGCAGACACAGAACCAGGTACCGGGATTCACTACGTGAACATCCCTGATGTGTTTGCTGGTAGCGGCCTGCCCGGGGTCCAGTCGGACCATGAAACATATGTATTCCGCTTGCCTCATTATCATCCCCGTGTGGTCTGTAGTCCCCTCTCGAAGGGCACTCTTGAGCTTAAGCTTTATGTTTCGGATCATCTGTGGGAAATCAGAGTCAAGCTGATCAGACTTTACATCTGTTTGGGCAGGTCGTGGTGCGCCTGCTGGAGAACCCAGCGGGTCTTGCTCTCGACGTTGTGA
- a CDS encoding putative MFS peptide transporter (COG:E;~EggNog:ENOG410PFC6;~InterPro:IPR000109,IPR036259;~PFAM:PF00854;~TransMembrane:10 (i131-150o156-179i191-208o249-268i275-296o406-427i439-461o481-505i517-539o545-565i);~go_component: GO:0016020 - membrane [Evidence IEA];~go_function: GO:0022857 - transmembrane transporter activity [Evidence IEA];~go_process: GO:0055085 - transmembrane transport [Evidence IEA]) produces the protein MATSTGETHVADAIITSEATNDSVQVQNKSDPEKNVYEVGAQALENEEYPPPTEEDVNSLRKVPAYLPVIAYSLCLVEFAERASYYGAQTVFSNFIEFPLPKGGNGAGAPPRGTQETAGALGMGLQASDGLVLLFQFLAYVIPIFGGWWADVYVGRYWAICVGVAICGIAHIIQIIGAIPSVLQAGTAHAAPPFIIGLLMLALGAGIFKPNIAPTVLDQYRHQKQYTKVLKTGEKVIVDPEMTATRTMLIFYGVINVGAFYMLATTYAEKYVGYWLAFLLAGIIYFILPVVLAAAYKKTYRTPPSGNSDLAKAIKITVTALRQNKWQVWRKNFFDAAKPSILAAKGIQVDWTDKLVDDVRRTLVATEIFFYFPIYNLNDGGIGSVSTNQGASMTTNGAPNDLLSNFNALTIIVAVPIVDYFIYPMFYRYNIPFKRITRMTFGFTLAALSGLCGALVQWRVYKTSPCGYYASSCSEVSPISIWWQLPNTILGALSEIFCNVTAYELAYARSPASMRGLVMAIFLFMTALSSALGEILLPVTADPDLIWIWGAPAVALALQTTFFWYRFRYLNNDEFMTDEANYANSAEETPIQTTEVEKTVES, from the exons ATGG CTACCTCAACCGGCGAAACCCACGTCGCCGACGCCATAATCACCAGTGAAGCCACCAATGATTCCGTCCAAGTACAGAACAAGTCCGATCCTGAGAAGAATGTCTATGAGGTAGGTGCCCAAGCGCTGGAGAACGAGGAGTACCCGCCGCCcacggaggaagatgtcaacAGCCTTCGCAAGGTCCCGGCCTATCTCCCCGTCATTGCATACTCCCTTTGTCTGGTAGAATTTGCCGAACGAGCATCATACTACGGCGCACAGACGgtcttctccaacttcatTGAGTTCCCTCTTCCTAAAG GAGGAAACGGTGCGGGTGCACCTCCGCGAGGGACGCAAGAGACGGCTGGTGCTCTGGGAATGGGACTCCAGGCTAGTGACGGATTGGTCTTGCTATTCCAGTTCCTTGCCTATGTCATTCCGATCTTCGGTGGATG GTGGGCCGACGTATACGTCGGTCGGTACTGGGCTATTTGTGTCGGTGTTGCCATCTGTGGTATTGCCCACATCATTCAGATCATCGGCGCAATTCCTTCAGTATTGCAAGCTGGCACAGCGCATGCAGCGCCCCCGTTCATCATCGGGCTTCTGATGTTGGCCCTTGGAGCCGGCATCTTTAAACCCAATATCGCACCCACAGTCCTGGACCAATACCGACATCAAAAGCAATACACAAAGGTTTTGAAGACTGGGGAGAAGGTCATTGTGGATCCCGAGATGACGGCTACTCGAACGATGCTCATCTTCTACGGAGTGATAAACGTGGGAGCATTTTACATGCTGGCCACCACATACGCGGAGAAATATGTGGGTTACTGGCTGGCCTTCTTGCTGGCCGGAAtcatctattttattttgcCCGTGGTGCTGGCAGCCGCCTACAAGAAGACGTACCGGACGCCGCCCAGTGGGAACTCGGATCTCGCCAAGGCAATCAAAATCACCGTAACTGCTTTGCGCCAAAACAAGTGGCAGGTCTGGCGCAAGAACTTCTTCGATGCGGCGAAACCGAGTATCCTGGCAGCCAAGGGAATCCAGGTCGACTGGACCGACaagctggtggatgatgtgcGCCGAACACTCGTGGCAACGgagatcttcttctatttccCCATCTACAACCTCAATGACGGCGGTATCGGGTCTGTCTCGACAAACCAGGGTGCGTCTATGACGACGAACGGTGCCCCCAACGACCTATTGAGCAACTTCAATGCCTTGACCATCATTGTCGCTGTGCCGATTGTCGATTACTTTATCTATCCAATGTTTTATCGGTACAATATTCCGTTCAAGCGAATCACTCGGATGACATTCGGCTTCACCCTGGCCGCACTCTCCGGTCTGTGCGGTGCCCTTGTCCAGTGGCGTGTATACAAAACCTCGCCCTGCGGCTACTATGCCTCTTCCTGTTCCGAAGTCAGCCCCATCAGCATCTGGTGGCAGCTGCCGAACACCATCTTGGGAGCCCTCTCGGAAATCTTCTGCAACGTGACGGCGTATGAACTGGCATATGCCCGGTCGCCCGCGAGTATGAGGGGTCTAGTCATGGcaatcttcctcttcatgaCTGCTTTGTCCAGTGCGCTGGGAGAGATCCTTCTGCCAGTCACTGCGGATCCAGACTTGATCTGGATTTGGGGTGCCCCTGCTGTTGCCCTCGCTCTGCAGACCACTTTCTTCTGGTACCGATTCAGGTACCTGAACAACGATGAATTCATGACCGATGAAGCCAACTATGCAAACAGTGCAGAGGAGACCCCTATTCAGACCACTGAAGTGGAAAAGACGGTGGAGAGTTAG
- a CDS encoding uncharacterized protein (TransMembrane:1 (n2-13c18/19o28-48i)), whose product MFFFAPFSLVCSSSFISSDLCGGARIHPTLFLLALSLLVLSLGGRFCACGEFPSRSHSKPSLFPLVPLSSPDSHTSLLLSLLPPSSPSPRNSHPKAIGV is encoded by the coding sequence ATGTTCTTTTTTGCTCCATTCTCGTTGGTCTGTTCCTCTTCGTTTATCAGCTCCGACCTCTGCGGCGGTGCCCGGATTCATCCGACCCTCTTTCTACTCGCGCTCTCACTCTTGGTGCTCAGTCTGGGCGGACGGTTCTGTGCCTGCGGTGAATTTCCGTCCCGCTCCCATTCAAaaccctccctcttccctcttgttcctctctcttctccagacTCACAcacctctctccttctctctcttcttcctccctcctccccctctccccgaAACTCTCACCCCAAGGCAATCGGTGTGTGA
- a CDS encoding putative phosphoglycerate mutase family protein (COG:S;~EggNog:ENOG410PSBM;~InterPro:IPR001345,IPR029033;~SECRETED:SignalP(1-20);~go_function: GO:0003824 - catalytic activity [Evidence IEA]), producing MHSTLSLSLGLLATASLALAEPTVYLIRHGEKPSNGSTGLNAVGFERADCLKTVFGPDSNYDIGYIIAEQPKSDGKRDRAYETVLPLAEELGLTVDTSCSKKDTKCVKDLVKDYTGSDNILICWEHKELTKIAEKLGDDDAPTYPDDRFDLIWTDPYPYTNITDITSENCPGLDS from the exons ATGCACAGCACGTTGTCCCTATCTCTCGGCCTCTTGGCCACGGCATCGCTCGCTCTTGCCGAGCCGACCGTCTACCTAATTCGCCACGGCGAGAAGCCCAGCAATGGGAGCACCGGCCTCAATGCTGTGGGTTTTGAGCGGGCCGACTGCTTGAAGACTGTGTTCGGCCCGGATTCCAACTATGACATTGGATACATCATTGCAGAACAACCCAAGTCAG ATGGAAAACGCGACCGCGCATACGAAACGGTTCTCCCTTTAGCTGAGGAACTGGGCCTCACTGTCGATACATCCTGCTCGAAGAAGGACACCAAGTGTGTCAAGGACTTGGTGAAGGACTACACCGGCAGCGACAACATCTTGATCTGCTGGGAGCACAAGGAGTTGACCAAGATCGCTGAGAagctgggtgatgatgatgcaccTACCTACCCAGATGACCG GTTCGATCTCATCTGGACTGACCCTTACCCTTACACCAATATCACGGACATCACGAGCGAGAACTGCCCGGGTCTGGATAGCTGA